The genomic DNA aattcaaaaaagaaagaaggaataaaaaaaatacaatacaatatttcCATGTGCACCAAATAATCAGCTAACAGTGAGGaaaactttttcatttttcagaaaCACAAATCTTTATTTTCAATATGACATTAAATGCAAGCCAGTCGGccaatattatttttctttaagaaACTCCAGTCGACCATATTATCAGAAGACTGCCATGAGaaagaaatgatttttttccttaCTCTATTCTTTTCCAGAGCTTTGAAGCAACACCGATTTGAACAgtcaaacatacaaaaatatcAGCATGCATACGAGCCCGTCTGTGTCCAGAAACACTCCAGGGGGCGTGACGGGGAAATGGCAATAAGCTGCTGCAAAGTCCACAGTTCTGCAGAGTCTAGAAAGGAACAGATGTCAAAAAGCGAGAGACAGAATAATTCTTttataaataatgataaattaAGACAAACTTGATGTAAAAGACGTTCAAAGTTCAAAGAGAAGGCGTCGACTGTCCCGCAGGCTCTCCTCTGTGCAGTCAGTGGTGTGTTTCCAGTTCCACGATGGTCCACTCCCCCTGCGGAGACGCAGCATCTTCGGGGGAGAAGCTGGTCACCGTGATGCTGGTGGAGGAGTCCTCCATGGGCGAGATGAGCTCCGCCCAGCGTTTGAAGGTCTCCTTCTCCGGGGACAGGAAGCTGTTCGAGTCCAGGCAGTCACGTGACAAGGACAGCGTCTGCTTGATAAGGTACTGGGCCAGGTTGAGCTCCTCAGGCACGGGGTTAATGACGCCCAGATTGGACTCGTGGTCCGACAGGAGCTGCCTGAGCAGGCTCCAGTCCCGCTCTGCAAACTCACTGCTCTTGTCATCGTCCCTTCTCTGCTTTTCTTCCTCTGCCTTCAGTTTAACTTTCCTGTCCTTGTCCGAGCAGTGCTCAAAGGCTTCTCCCACATCCATCTCGTAAATGGGAGAGAGGGCTTTGGATGGCCGGCGGTCATGTTTGCAGCTTTGATCCAATCTGTCACAACCATTCTCCCCTAAAAACAATTGACAATACTGCAAAATGACAAACTGGCATTCTCCTCCAcaatcctcctttttttttttttttttaactgccttctacaataaaacactgattaCTGAAAGTTTACCCTTAATGCAACTGTGTCCTTTAAAAGATCTACCACAGTGAAGTTGGGTGAGGACAGAACCGTGTGGAAGCAGTGACGCTGTTGGTCACATTATGGTCGGTTAGACGGCAGTaccaattttttaaaatgtaatcctTCAAACATCACCCATTACTTCAGATATGGATGTCAAGGGTAAACAGTTGCCTTAAAGGTAACGCACAGAGGAATGCTTTTCTGAATGCATCTCTTTATCCACCTGTTCAAACAAAGTAAGCCATGCATTGCCAGCACCAGTGAACTCTGCATTTTGTCAGGAAGTAACAGTGATATGTTTTGGAGATTTTTTTACGTGCAGGTCTTTGAGCGAGCAGACCTCATGAACAGACTTTAAAtactgtcacaaaaaaaaaaaaaactaaaacgcAAGCTTTGCTTAGCAGCACAAAAGATGGAACACACCacccagtttttctttttcttctttttttttaaaagacattctttgtgtttttctattttcaacAATTTCAGAGAAGGTAAAAAGATGAAGGAACTGAATGATTTACATGTTTGCATCTTGGACAGACCTTCAGTAATGGTGCAGCAGGATTTCTTTTTGGTGAATATGATAgtgaaaaaagagagacatggCAGCTGCTCTAGAGACACGTCACATACTTTACAGAGGAGGCTACTGACACTACACAAACCTACCGAACAAAAGCTTatagacaacaaaacaatcttCTTAAAAGACTATTTGGACACAAGGTCTACTGGGCATGACAGAAGGTAATGcataacagaaataaaagtaaaaatgatgcATGGTGTAGGGATatgacaaataaacataaatagtGGCATGCATATGTGCAgtgcaaaaacaaagacaaaacaaactcagGAAGAGGTACATTCTCGAAGAAAAATAACCAGCAAGGAGATGCACGGGAAAAGTTTCCCAGCGTAACACACTTTTTCTGAGAAGCAGTGGCTTCACTCTACaacaagtttgaaaaaaatcagcactcgctttttttaatttttacctGAACACAAATCTTAAAGGTGCGACGTATGGCAATTTAAAATCAACAAACCCTTTTGAAATTAATTATGCGATGTTCGTGTAATTACTGGAAACAAACAGACCATCGCTGAGAAGCCGAGCGGCGCCGCGATGATGCACTCAATCAGAtttgtttgtgcttgtgtgccGCTAGAGAGGAAGAGCTTAAAGAGCCGGAAGCTTGTGTTTCTCAAACCGCCCGTGGGTGTAGCGGAGGAAAAGCCAAACATGTTTATCCTTCACGATAacgctaaagaaaaaaaaggaaccagGAGAGAAGAGACACACTGGGGGCAACATCTTCTGAGATGATGCCACAGTGTgaattatgggaaatgtagttttttttatcaatgtcCCTCTCAGTGGCATGACATGACACCCTCTCAAGAACGGTCTGTAACCGTAACAGTATTTATACCAACAAACCACAATTAATTTGGCAATGATGTATTGATGTTAGAATGCTGCACATCGCACCTTCAAATATGTCAAATTATTTATGGCTTCAAAAGGCCAACGACTGTTCCACTGCataaaagaaatgacaaaaataatcaaaaaatctTATCTTTATGTACATAAAAGTGcatttatactgtatatctatGTCACAGGCCTTGTCACAAGGCAGATTCTTTTTGACAAATACAATTGTTCGATCAGTCTTAGTGAAGAGTACACTGCTTTTCCCTTTTTCGTGTAAACTGAGTTACCAAGGCCTAATGCCTCTGACTAAAGGTAGTTCAGTTGATTTAAAGTTTAAGGTTCTCTGTTATGATGAGACCGATCTCCATCTTTAAAAGGATATGGACGTTGCAAATTCAAATTTACAACAGCTACACATCAATGGGGTGAAATGAGAGAAAGCTTTGAGCTGTGAAAATATGATCCCCActgatttatttgaatttgaactTTATTTATAACTAGTTGTTAAACTAGTATGATCAATGAtatcctttttttctcaaagaGGGATAGGTATATGCTGGATGTGGGTAAGGTCTAAGGATCAGAGCAAAAAGGGAATGACTCTTGCAGGGACAGACTACAGCTTCACTGATGGAGTCTAGGGAAAAGAGATGGGTTCAGATTTGGGGTCTAGGAAGAGTCCGTAGATCATACATTACCTGCTGGAGATTGTGCAGCATGTACAGGAGAGTCCCCTGTCAGCTGAGGCTCATTTAAGTCTAGATGCAAATCAGCTTTCTTGCTTTCTGAGGGATTTTTGCGCGGCCCTCCGTTGTATTGTTCGGTGTGCCGCAGATCAAGGTGGCATGGGCGCTCCTGGGGAGGGAGGTCTCTCGTGTCAGCGTCGAGGAGAGGACTGCCGGACTTCACTCCATCCTCCTGGATGTGGTTACTCTCCTCCTGCACGGGATCCTCGATCTCTGTGAGGAACACGGAGGAtttctcttcctgttcctcGTCGTGTTGTTTGCGCTTCACGCCTTCGTTTTCAAGATGGCACGGCAGGTGGTTCTGTTGGTCGCTGGTAACCGTTGAGTCAGACTCGAAAACATCGCAGGGAGTCGCAGCGTCGTCAGGCTGCTGAGGTGGAGTTTGGACGCCTCCCTCCTCTGAGCCCAGCTCCTCACACTCGTCGACGGAGAGCAACACCGAGCGGCGGAAGTTAGAAGACGACTGGTAGTCGGGCTGGTCGTTGTCCTGGTCCGGAACGTCGTCATCGAAAGCGAGGTTGATAATTCCCTGATACTGCGGTGAGGCTTCAGTTGGTGGAGGAGCCTGACCTGGAATCACCTCAACTTCAGACTTCTCATCCTCAGTCgcctcctcatcttcatcctcctcttcctcctctgaggAGAAGAGCTGGTGGTCGGGCACGCTCTTTACCGTCACCGTGGCCTCCACCTCTGAGTGCTCCTCCTCTACAGGAACGTCCTCTCTTTGCAGCCAGGAACGAGGACGCTGcctcactccctcctcctcgctgGTGGTCTCCGTTTCTCGCCCACGCACTCGTACCTCCACCCTCAATCCCGCTCCGCCTTCGTACATCTTTAACTCCTCTGGGGTGCTCGTGTCGCTGCTGCTGCGACCCAAGAAGTCGTGGCAGCGCATGGTGCCGCATTTGGAAACCCCTCTGTCGTTGGAGCAGTCGTCGTCTTGCGAGCCTCCCGCGTCGTAGTCCTCTGAGCGCGGCTTGATGTCGTCAGAGGAAGTGGTGTGTGTGCTGCCGGTCTCAGACTCCGGGCTGACCTGGTGGTGGGTGGCACTCCAGGAGTCTTCTAAGGGAGTGTCGGTACTTCCCACGCTGCAGGGGTTGTCTATGGGGCGTTCAGTGTCTCTCGGCGAATTTGGGGTGTGAGCAGGATTGCCAGCGCTTGAAGACTGTTTGCCGGTGCCTGCACTGGCAGCCTTTATCTGGGGGACGTTGTTAGCTGTTGGTGTAAGACTGGACCCATCGCCTGCACCGGTGATATTTTCTGACTGTATTTCAGTCTTCTGCTTCAGGCCTGATTCCACTTGTCGGGTCAGAGGATCTCCCCCGCCCTGGCTTGCTGGCTGTGTGTTGACTGCAGGACGATCAGAAAGCGCAGCCTCTGTACTATCTTTTTGAACATTGTCAGCTAGAGCAAGCTCAGATTTACTATCTACACTTCTACCACTCGCTGCCTCCTTTCCTTTGGTTCCAGGTTTCttggaggcagcagcagcagctgaggttTTGGAAGTGCCTCCAGACTTTGGAGGAGCTTTCTCCATCGATAATTCAGTAGTACTTTTCGGCTTTGATCCAGACTTGGCAGCAACTACAGAAGATTGCTTGGAGGGGGCCGAAGAGGCTTTTGCTGGTTTAGCACTGGATTTAGCCGCGGCTCCAGTAGCTGAAACAGGTTTTGTGATCTTCTTTTTAGACACTTCACCTGCAGctttctctgctgctgaggatttCAATCCATCCTTGCTGTCTTCTTTCCTGGGGGAGGCTGGCTTTTTCATGGAGGGGCCATGCCTGGAGACTTTAACAAAGACAGAACACAGCATTAACTCATTGCCACGGTGAGCTGACAGACATTTCGAATCCATCCGACTTTAAACAGCTCACCATGGTGGTCTGGTGTGCCTCGCCCCTTAGTGTCTGCTCTCGCTGCTCCGGCAGATGATTTCTCTGCAGCACCGGTCTTCACTTTGCCACTTTCTCTCAGGCTCGACTTATTGGTAGGACTGTGgaaaccataaaaaaaataaaagtgaccACAAATGCTTTAACCACAGTATCCCGATCAACCAATACCCCTTACTCACATCACCACCGAAAGGTATTTATGAGAAGCGCTGCAGAGTATATCATGAATTAATACTTcacaccagcagggggcagcaaaGGCTTTCCTCCCATTTAGTCAAGGTCAAGCTTCTGAGACATGAGCTGATTATCAATGCCAAAGAATTTTAAGTTGTTCTTTGTGTCCTTGTGAAGGATGTTTCTCCCTggttttttaataaaatctaACATCAGGTACAAAAGAACAGACCTCAGAGTTAGCTTTCCCACTGCGGATTTTAAGATTGTCATGATAGTTGATGATATTACAGGTCAGATTGTACAAAAATAATACTTACAAATAATGAATTTTGTGACATGATTTCAGGTTAGAGGTGAGGTCAATGTTACCtgctcccatctttgttttttagtGAGTTATACAGCTGACATCACCAAAATCCAGAATCCTGACATCTGGAAACTATACAGATAAACTTTTAACTGTACGATCTGTTTCGACGCAAAAGACGCCAATTCAAAGATGCAACCAAGATATGTTTCATCAGGCCATCAGCTATTTATTGGCTAACTTGTATGGTTGCTTTCCAGGGcagaatattaaatattaatgtgcTTCCAGGACAGATGGAGTTTGGATGCTGCTGACTGTAATACGGATATTTTTAACACCTTTGAAGAACAGATAATACGGcttgtcagaaaacacaacacagctgctttCATCCTCCCGACAGCCACATGTGGCCTAAAAAAGACAACAAGGTGAAACTGTGCTGCAACATCCATCTTATTAGGCCTGCGCTGACATAACCGAGTACGCAGTCTAAGGTAaagcttgttgttttgttgccgTGGCCATAAGTGATTTAAGCTAATGGGGGCAGGATGCTTTGGCATGAAGCTCATATTGCAACTTAGTCTGGGCATGTTAAAACTGCAGTGACGGTGCAAGCAACTTGTTTAGACTAAATTCAGGTGCAAACTGCAGCTGTTCAGGCTACAGTGTAACCTGACACATTCAGTTTCATCTGTTCTTGCTTGAGTATTTGAAATGCTCATTTTAGTGTCATTCTgtctggaaaacaaacatgtttaaactATACGAGGGGTGATTAGTAAGTTCATGGCCTAAGGTAGAAGGAATCAGAAAACCTAGcactttatttttcaacatAATCCCCTCCTACATTTACACACTTAATCCACGCTTTTGAAGAACATAGATCCCTTCTTTATAGAAGCTGTCTAAGGGTGTTAAATCATGTGAACAGGGCGCATGTTGGACATGTTCAAATCCAAATTCCTGGATGGCTGCCATCGCTCCTATGGacatgtctgttttcttttctccttcatATTTTTTTGCAGGGGGACAATTTTCAATTACCTTAACAGAAATACCACAAAAGCtattacagggttcgtacacatttttcaaggtcaaattcaagcacttttaagggtcattttcaagattttccagcacctttttgctggggtaaaatacatatctacaggaatatatatactcgtgattttttcttatcacaattatgtacattgtattatgctgtaaacatctaaaattatgtttcataatagcaaaaacttcagaaattaattatccagtctgatcccaattttgtgaaagacagagttataatgtcaagcactttcaagcacttaaactaaaaatccaagcacttttcaggccttgaaaacacaacattgaaattcaagcactttcaaggatttcaagcacccgtacgaaccctgtattaACTTCAAACTTTCTGCATTATCACTAGAAGAGTTTAACTGCACGTGCGTGGAACGAGAGCCGTCTTAATGCATCTCCACCGACCTTAGGCCATGACCACATCAATTACCGCTCATACTTCAAGAGTTGGATTCTCTTAATGTCTTTCTGACTCACTAAATAGTTTTTGTCCTTGTGATGTATCTCAAGTACTTTGCAAGTAAAGTTGAATGTTAATGCTACATTTTCCACTGCCCTTTTGTACTCTATAGAACTGACACAGAAACTACTTATCTTGTGGAATGCCAGACAAAGTCCAAGTGGTGGGCAAAGTGGAGTTCATCCATCTTGAAAATTAGAATTTTCTCAAATGCGTCTTTTATTTCGTACGGTTGTAAATTACACTTACATTCATCCCGGCTTACGTGCAGGAAATGTTAACCAGTGCATGAAAGATTGTGAAAGAAAATCTCCCAGACCTTCACTTgagttcaattttttttttaggtatcaAGCAATACAAAAGGACATCAATTAGACCTTTAAACGTCACACCAAGCAATTTGTTGAATAGACGGAACGGATGAGGAAGCACACGGATAAGAGCTGTAATGCTAAGAGTAAAAGCTCACCTGCTCGTCTTTGTTGTGTCTGATTTCTGAGGTTTTGTCAGTGGGGATTTATTCACCGGCTTAGTCTGGTGTTTGGGCTTTGCACCTAAAAAAGCAGACAATGAACCACATGCACAAAAGTTTGTCAGTGCAGACAGTTTTGAGCATAAAAAAACACGGCTACACGTCAGTCTTTTTACATATAACCCTCCATTTTTCTCAAAAATGAACCAAATAGTCTTCAGAGGAGCAAGGACACGTATTAGGGTGGGGTAGTGTGCTGTTGCTGTGTGAGCTCACATCACAGACGTCACTTTCAGGGTGGGGTGCAGGGACACATGCTGCGCCAGAACCAGCAGGGCAGACAGCTGAGGCCCACTTCAGCCGAGGATAGTAATATCAATCGGGATTACCCGCCGCCCTTAACCCATCCTCACCACAAAGGCTCAAAGTGATCAGTCACACCTCCCTGTGTGACAGCTGTACAGGGCTTTGACCTCTGCTGTAAGTTTGTACACTGATCCCAGCAGGCTGCCAAGGACAGCCTCATGTGCTTTGTTTCCTGATGAATCAACATTCATACATGACACTGCCCTTGTCTTCCAAAAAAATCCCTCTCGGCCGCAGCACAATATTCATCATACTAATTAGTCTGCAGGTTCGTTCATATTCAAGCTACAGCACTACGCCTGGAGCTGGCTTGGCTACAGTGATGTTCTACCTTGTAATTGGTGTCAGTCACAGTGATTAAATGTAAAGAAGTCAATAAAGAGCGTAAACCTGGGATGGAGTGAGTGTCGTTGCGAGGGCTGCTGGCACCGTTCTCTGGCGAGGCGCTGCCTGATGTGGGTGAAGCGCTGGGCTGAGCATGGGTGGTGCCAGCAGTGCTGTCAGCCCTCCCTGCTGAACTCTTCTGAGCCTTCATTACCGTTGTCTGGCTCGTAGATGTGCAGCTCGGGGGAGATGTTTTAGGCCGTGCACCTGGGTTTGGCTTCTTTTCCTGCTCTTTAGCTCCATGAGAGCTTCTGGGGCCGTTGGCGCTGGCTACATCTCGCCTGGCCCCTGCAGCTCCTGTGCCATTAACAACCGGTGTGCCAGCTGATGCAGTCTTTGCTTTTGTTGCTACACTTCGGTCTCCtggtttcttcacattcttcgCCTTAGACGCGTGGCCGTCTCCCTGTTTGTTAGCTGTGCCCAGTCCATCAGACTTCATGGCTGATGCAGCACTACGGGAGGAGGATGTAGTGTTTTCAGACACCCTGTGGGTCCTGTGCACAGGAGGACTCTCAGGTGCAGATGAAGGGCATCTTACGGCCCTTGACTAcgggataaaaaaataaactcattAGTCATGGAACTGTAGGCTCGGATTAATCAACAAATAACCAGAGGGCAGTCATAGGAAACTGAATAACTTTAGTGCAGATTAGCACAAGCCCCTGGAACATGGCACTAGAAAGATGCTGTTTACCATCTCCTCACCACCTACACAGTCTCTTCTTTATATAGTCTAATCAGCAAAGGAGGGACCAAATTattaaagtcattaaaagtctcaagtctcaagtcCAAAGTCATAAATTTTGTGTTTCATAATGTGTTCCTCACCAAATGTTTTGCCATTTTACAAAAAAGCCCCGAACGAGCAAATCTTTGTGCAACTTCAGATGTCCAACTCATTAGAGGTTGTTGcatcttcatgtgttaaaattGACCCGCAAGTTTTGCATACTGCAATTCACTTTTTGTTGTACAGCCCATAGATGCAAACCAGATAAAACTCAGTATAATCTTTAATCTATAACAGGAGCTTTAACATGACATTAATTCTCCATGGTTTCCCCCTGCAACTTGAATTGACTTAAATAAAGTGAATATAGGGAATAAAGTGTTGACTTGCTTGGAATAAAGTTAGTCTATTCAGAAAATGAAGGGCAATAGGTCCAGGCCAGTCTGCACCTCTGCCGATCAGTCAGTCAAAACCCTCCTGTTGCATGTATTTTCAAATTGTTTAATTTGATGATCTGATTTCTTACTTTCAGGCCTCAGCCGATGAAGACGTGAAGAAGAAATTGTGCTTCTTTCTTGTTCTACTTTTGCAAACTTTTGCAACTAATCAAAACTGGGAGCTCATAATTGCCTCTCCGTGTCAGTGGAACAATTACTGCAGTGAACCGTGTCTTCCAGGTTCAGAGAAAGCctagagagaagaggaaagttCCTGTTTGGATTGCATCAAACTACTCCTGAGAGATCTGTGGGAGCTCCACTGCTCTTAACCACTCATGCCTAACATCTTGGCAGTCCACTGTCTGGATCACTTCAGCTGAGCTTATCTTAGCTATACATCTGCTTAGAGAGGCCCTGCTGCTCGTTTCATACCATATCTGTTAGCTGTGAGGGTGGGGCATTTATGACATATGGCATCTGAGAGCCACAAACTGTAATCACTGTCAGGGATTACACAAACTAACATGGATTTCTCTGAGCTAAAAACAGCATCATAAGTTTACATCATCAGATAATTCAGATTCAGTGTTCTGATTGATAAACAAAACTTtagtctctttctgtctctgaaacATAAATACAACTTTAAATGCATCTTTAGGTGATATTACCTGTGAGCTAGTGAATACAGGTTTTTTACCAAGTCTTCGATTGTCGCCTTTATCAATAGCATCTGTCAAAACAAGCAAAAACCAGTTAGTATTTTGCCAGCTAAACAGACTCAAATCTAAGAATAACACAGACGAAAAGGGCTGCACCATTTTTTTATCAACACGCCACTAAAGACCGTCATGACGTGAGCTAGAGGAGCAATTCTTTTCATTCACAAATTCTCCTTCCCACACCCTGTGTTTACCCTTTGCTTGCTTGACCATTCGGAAACATTCAATCAATGGATCGATCAGTCCGCCATGTCTGGCAAGGACTGTCCAAACAAAGCACATCGCATTTCTATACTTTCCATAAAAACAATGTCAAACCCTCTTGATTTACTTAATTCAATCCAAAGCAAATGAGTTGAGTTTTACTCTATTTGCTACAGTAcatctgtaatgtttgcatgcGAGATGTGGAATCCGATTACACTGGCAAGAAATGTACCAGTAATAGGCACACACTGATACCAGCCAGATCAATTATTTATGCagtgcatttcaacacattacTAGGTCAGCAGtgagaaaacaagatgtttttttttgtgtatttgttgagGCTTCTAATCATGTGCAGAGCCACAAAGACGGGAATCCTGCCTTTCACTCCCACCCATTCAAACAAGCATGGCGTGTCTGGTGCATTTACCATGTTAGAGTCCACTCATCTGCCCAGGACAGTTAAATAGGCAGCTCACATAAAACAGAGatttacaacaacaataatctctagtcaaaacaataaatgtgttaGTAGTGGTCAAGCAGCTGCGTAAAAAGAAGTcgttaaatgttaaatcagcCAACAGCATATGCTCCAAGGGCTTCAGTTCATCTGTAATGATGCAGAGCCACTGCTTCAGCGCCAGACTGggttagagagaaaaaaaaaaacatccacacacacacacacacacacacaccgcagcaTGAATATCCTGTGTGGGATTAAAAACAAGGATATCCTTCCTTACCTGCTAGtatcctctctctgtgtttggaAGACAGGGTCTCCCATCCCTGCGTGTGGCGGACTGCGTAGAAGCTCTGGAGCAGGAACGTCCACAGCCGACCGCGTAGCGTACAAATCTCTCGTCTGAAcggctggagagagagagagagagagagagggagtggagAAGAATGGAAAAGGGGTGCGCTACAGCACAGGCGAATCAGCAGCTGCTTGAAGAACCTTTCGCCATGGCAACAAatacccctccctcctccctttctctgtccctccctccctccctcccccctcagTCTCTGTTGCAGAATCCACTTGAGCTCCCTTGAGTGAAATCAGTGATGTCAGTGGCTGATGCCCATACTCCTGTTTCCACGCCTGATTATAAAAACAGGGCTGGAAGGTGGGGAGGAGCtatctctacctcctcctctgcactctccacacacaccgctcaccaacacacacacacacacacacacacacagccagattAGCGAAGGCCGCTGGCACATGTCACAGTCTCCCTCGGCCTAATCCATTCTGCCATACTGTACCGTATTTACAGGGGTTATGCGCTTTAACTTGTGCAGCCAGGGTCACTTTCGCCTGGAAGTCATCTCACGAGCTTAACCTGCCCTGCTCACACAATACGCCTTGTTACTCTGTAATCTCTGCATCTCTTCACCGGCACAAACACAGCTTACAGTTC from Sparus aurata chromosome 11, fSpaAur1.1, whole genome shotgun sequence includes the following:
- the btbd8 gene encoding AP2-interacting clathrin-endocytosis protein isoform X2, producing the protein MITTEAAREFQAKERRYKEQLKRCLSSALSADLSGLLQEELEADVTLYAASGSLRAHRAVLLARAPSVLRGQTHNDPATIHVPQYELSGLKDFLRRVYTADQSMRSSKIIPDMEGSLPEGTLSVPDPSGLTRSTDSDAVLEPASGLGADLLGLYQRGEQCDITIQVAEQVFSCHRAILCARSQYFRAMLSGSWMESSRQCITLQGLRPDEMEILLQFMYGAIVDLPAGASSSQVVLAADMLGLEGLKDVVEMVLTRDYCRFFPKPIDGVQRTVLECLSLTHAVGLQNLHMLCKRWVADHYVKTWCERNFSLLSPELHRACLTAVTDTMTVQNAVTTLCGTEQLIGSLPEVKWAQQVRSLATELQEESLGVIVQNLPRVIRTQAFQDLRRREEFTREPTLLKKLCSAIREGVTVDNCCDLFAAVYLLCGDDMEDDPLLELERQKQEEPFRREICTLRGRLWTFLLQSFYAVRHTQGWETLSSKHRERILADAIDKGDNRRLGKKPVFTSSQSRAVRCPSSAPESPPVHRTHRVSENTTSSSRSAASAMKSDGLGTANKQGDGHASKAKNVKKPGDRSVATKAKTASAGTPVVNGTGAAGARRDVASANGPRSSHGAKEQEKKPNPGARPKTSPPSCTSTSQTTVMKAQKSSAGRADSTAGTTHAQPSASPTSGSASPENGASSPRNDTHSIPGAKPKHQTKPVNKSPLTKPQKSDTTKTSSPTNKSSLRESGKVKTGAAEKSSAGAARADTKGRGTPDHHVSRHGPSMKKPASPRKEDSKDGLKSSAAEKAAGEVSKKKITKPVSATGAAAKSSAKPAKASSAPSKQSSVVAAKSGSKPKSTTELSMEKAPPKSGGTSKTSAAAAASKKPGTKGKEAASGRSVDSKSELALADNVQKDSTEAALSDRPAVNTQPASQGGGDPLTRQVESGLKQKTEIQSENITGAGDGSSLTPTANNVPQIKAASAGTGKQSSSAGNPAHTPNSPRDTERPIDNPCSVGSTDTPLEDSWSATHHQVSPESETGSTHTTSSDDIKPRSEDYDAGGSQDDDCSNDRGVSKCGTMRCHDFLGRSSSDTSTPEELKMYEGGAGLRVEVRVRGRETETTSEEEGVRQRPRSWLQREDVPVEEEHSEVEATVTVKSVPDHQLFSSEEEEEDEDEEATEDEKSEVEVIPGQAPPPTEASPQYQGIINLAFDDDVPDQDNDQPDYQSSSNFRRSVLLSVDECEELGSEEGGVQTPPQQPDDAATPCDVFESDSTVTSDQQNHLPCHLENEGVKRKQHDEEQEEKSSVFLTEIEDPVQEESNHIQEDGVKSGSPLLDADTRDLPPQERPCHLDLRHTEQYNGGPRKNPSESKKADLHLDLNEPQLTGDSPVHAAQSPAGENGCDRLDQSCKHDRRPSKALSPIYEMDVGEAFEHCSDKDRKVKLKAEEEKQRRDDDKSSEFAERDWSLLRQLLSDHESNLGVINPVPEELNLAQYLIKQTLSLSRDCLDSNSFLSPEKETFKRWAELISPMEDSSTSITVTSFSPEDAASPQGEWTIVELETHH
- the btbd8 gene encoding AP2-interacting clathrin-endocytosis protein isoform X1, with product MITTEAAREFQAKERRYKEQLKRCLSSALSADLSGLLQEELEADVTLYAASGSLRAHRAVLLARAPSVLRGQTHNDPATIHVPQYELSGLKDFLRRVYTADQSMRSSKIIPDMEGSLPEGTLSVPDPSGLTRSTDSDAVLEPASGLGADLLGLYQRGEQCDITIQVAEQVFSCHRAILCARSQYFRAMLSGSWMESSRQCITLQGLRPDEMEILLQFMYGAIVDLPAGASSSQVVLAADMLGLEGLKDVVEMVLTRDYCRFFPKPIDGVQRTVLECLSLTHAVGLQNLHMLCKRWVADHYVKTWCERNFSLLSPELHRACLTAVTDTMLIDVSTQTVQNAVTTLCGTEQLIGSLPEVKWAQQVRSLATELQEESLGVIVQNLPRVIRTQAFQDLRRREEFTREPTLLKKLCSAIREGVTVDNCCDLFAAVYLLCGDDMEDDPLLELERQKQEEPFRREICTLRGRLWTFLLQSFYAVRHTQGWETLSSKHRERILADAIDKGDNRRLGKKPVFTSSQSRAVRCPSSAPESPPVHRTHRVSENTTSSSRSAASAMKSDGLGTANKQGDGHASKAKNVKKPGDRSVATKAKTASAGTPVVNGTGAAGARRDVASANGPRSSHGAKEQEKKPNPGARPKTSPPSCTSTSQTTVMKAQKSSAGRADSTAGTTHAQPSASPTSGSASPENGASSPRNDTHSIPGAKPKHQTKPVNKSPLTKPQKSDTTKTSSPTNKSSLRESGKVKTGAAEKSSAGAARADTKGRGTPDHHVSRHGPSMKKPASPRKEDSKDGLKSSAAEKAAGEVSKKKITKPVSATGAAAKSSAKPAKASSAPSKQSSVVAAKSGSKPKSTTELSMEKAPPKSGGTSKTSAAAAASKKPGTKGKEAASGRSVDSKSELALADNVQKDSTEAALSDRPAVNTQPASQGGGDPLTRQVESGLKQKTEIQSENITGAGDGSSLTPTANNVPQIKAASAGTGKQSSSAGNPAHTPNSPRDTERPIDNPCSVGSTDTPLEDSWSATHHQVSPESETGSTHTTSSDDIKPRSEDYDAGGSQDDDCSNDRGVSKCGTMRCHDFLGRSSSDTSTPEELKMYEGGAGLRVEVRVRGRETETTSEEEGVRQRPRSWLQREDVPVEEEHSEVEATVTVKSVPDHQLFSSEEEEEDEDEEATEDEKSEVEVIPGQAPPPTEASPQYQGIINLAFDDDVPDQDNDQPDYQSSSNFRRSVLLSVDECEELGSEEGGVQTPPQQPDDAATPCDVFESDSTVTSDQQNHLPCHLENEGVKRKQHDEEQEEKSSVFLTEIEDPVQEESNHIQEDGVKSGSPLLDADTRDLPPQERPCHLDLRHTEQYNGGPRKNPSESKKADLHLDLNEPQLTGDSPVHAAQSPAGENGCDRLDQSCKHDRRPSKALSPIYEMDVGEAFEHCSDKDRKVKLKAEEEKQRRDDDKSSEFAERDWSLLRQLLSDHESNLGVINPVPEELNLAQYLIKQTLSLSRDCLDSNSFLSPEKETFKRWAELISPMEDSSTSITVTSFSPEDAASPQGEWTIVELETHH